A section of the Methanosarcina mazei S-6 genome encodes:
- a CDS encoding DsrE family protein, translated as MTKVEKVLLLLKNMVYESTSPQETLKFAKYYRSKGLDVLVILWGPMGVLLAKKDKTRGSPKYDASVQECIDMGVEFRCCQLASDMIGLKKEELIPGIEFICSKEVAELFLTYSEENQLIINF; from the coding sequence ATGACAAAAGTAGAAAAGGTTTTACTATTACTCAAAAACATGGTGTACGAAAGCACCAGCCCGCAGGAAACTCTCAAATTTGCTAAGTATTATAGAAGTAAAGGGCTCGACGTTCTGGTTATTCTGTGGGGACCTATGGGAGTGTTGCTTGCAAAGAAAGATAAAACGAGAGGTTCACCGAAATACGATGCCTCGGTCCAGGAATGTATAGACATGGGAGTAGAGTTCCGGTGCTGTCAGCTTGCCTCAGACATGATCGGACTTAAGAAGGAAGAATTGATCCCGGGAATTGAGTTTATTTGCTCAAAAGAAGTGGCTGAACTTTTTCTAACATACAGTGAAGAAAACCAGCTGATTATAAATTTCTGA
- a CDS encoding methyl-accepting chemotaxis protein yields MSSIVSDFKKTKPKNSVKNILEDTDSKAKEISLLIDSLPVTVFRISNESSWAIHYIGKSVEQLTGYSKMDFITRKLTWSDLICPEDIPALNKVVQKATKNRTPYQVEYRIKKADGSTVFIQEQAHPVNDDKGNLAYVDGVFLDVTQQIIRREESQKAIVSSIPKPSLALYVDASGKIKYINDYFVKMCKFKSASEAIGLSPADLMESNNKKSIAETVLETGEGVFNFERALKLKAQDKPLHTVTSSVPIKDDTGAIVANLTIITDMTEMKEKEKEIQDLLEYTNSCLKNLGEGIRIIGEGNLDVQLEKVKDDDFGRIFDEFNKLVFTLKSVIENVLEDMLTTLEEARQSEEAVNQMNMGMQQISTAAEQIATGSENLSRHAGAAASDIKASQEIFKKLSDSSTKSSSYASQAGKISDEAQDLNNMALEGVEQFVEEISKLGDIVHSLDDAVNNIGAVTGKIKSIADQTNLLALNAAIEAARAGEYGRGFAVVADEVRKLAADSRKSTDEINEIVTNVQKETKKVTEAINTADGQAKTGSKNIKQALNKSHEIADAVATINSMLAELDKLSDEGLSRVENIEKSISETASTAEENAASSEETSAAIEEQTAAMQQVSTSVQNVSGLAQKTVNTLLENFDVSGEKNNVQPSPGKPQGFDRNKVSKIY; encoded by the coding sequence ATGTCTTCAATAGTTTCTGATTTTAAAAAGACAAAACCAAAAAACAGTGTAAAAAATATTCTTGAAGATACTGATTCAAAAGCAAAGGAAATAAGCCTGTTAATAGACAGTCTTCCAGTAACTGTTTTCAGAATTTCAAATGAATCGTCCTGGGCAATACACTATATAGGCAAGAGTGTAGAACAATTAACCGGTTACTCCAAAATGGATTTTATTACCCGGAAACTGACCTGGTCCGATCTTATTTGTCCAGAGGATATTCCTGCACTCAACAAGGTTGTACAGAAAGCGACGAAAAACAGGACTCCCTATCAGGTTGAATACAGAATTAAAAAAGCAGACGGCAGTACAGTATTCATTCAGGAACAGGCTCATCCGGTGAATGATGATAAGGGAAATTTAGCTTATGTTGACGGTGTGTTTCTGGACGTCACTCAACAAATAATACGTAGAGAAGAGTCTCAGAAGGCAATTGTTAGCAGCATACCCAAGCCATCACTTGCTCTTTATGTAGATGCTTCTGGAAAAATAAAATATATCAATGACTATTTTGTGAAAATGTGTAAGTTTAAAAGTGCCAGTGAAGCAATCGGTCTCTCTCCTGCTGACTTAATGGAGAGCAATAACAAAAAATCAATTGCTGAAACAGTCCTTGAAACTGGAGAAGGAGTTTTCAATTTTGAAAGGGCGCTGAAACTTAAGGCTCAGGATAAACCACTGCATACAGTAACTTCCTCCGTGCCGATAAAAGATGATACTGGAGCAATTGTTGCAAATCTTACTATTATTACTGATATGACAGAGATGAAGGAGAAGGAAAAAGAAATCCAGGATTTGCTGGAATATACTAACAGCTGCCTGAAGAATCTCGGAGAAGGTATCAGAATAATTGGTGAAGGCAACCTTGATGTCCAGCTCGAAAAGGTTAAAGACGATGATTTTGGCAGGATTTTTGATGAATTTAATAAGCTTGTTTTTACTCTAAAATCAGTTATTGAGAATGTCCTTGAGGATATGCTTACTACTCTTGAAGAAGCCCGCCAGTCCGAAGAAGCCGTTAACCAGATGAACATGGGAATGCAGCAGATCTCAACTGCTGCAGAGCAAATCGCAACCGGTTCCGAGAACCTTTCCAGGCATGCAGGCGCAGCAGCTTCTGATATAAAAGCCTCCCAGGAAATCTTCAAAAAGCTCAGTGACTCTTCTACAAAATCCTCCAGTTATGCCTCCCAGGCTGGTAAAATCAGTGACGAAGCCCAGGATCTCAACAACATGGCTCTGGAAGGGGTGGAACAGTTTGTTGAAGAAATTTCCAAACTCGGAGATATTGTCCACTCCCTTGATGACGCTGTCAATAACATCGGAGCTGTCACAGGAAAAATCAAGTCCATTGCCGACCAGACCAACCTCCTTGCTTTAAATGCAGCTATCGAAGCAGCACGAGCCGGAGAATACGGCAGAGGTTTTGCTGTCGTTGCTGACGAGGTCAGGAAACTTGCAGCAGATTCGAGAAAGAGCACTGACGAAATAAATGAGATCGTTACAAACGTCCAGAAAGAGACCAAAAAGGTGACAGAAGCCATCAACACCGCAGACGGACAGGCGAAAACAGGAAGCAAAAACATCAAACAGGCCCTGAATAAGAGCCATGAGATCGCCGATGCGGTTGCCACTATAAACTCCATGCTTGCTGAGTTAGATAAGCTCTCGGATGAAGGTCTAAGCAGAGTTGAGAATATCGAGAAAAGCATAAGTGAGACCGCTTCAACAGCAGAAGAAAATGCTGCAAGCAGTGAAGAAACCTCTGCTGCAATTGAAGAACAGACAGCTGCCATGCAGCAGGTGAGCACGTCTGTACAGAATGTCAGTGGGCTTGCCCAGAAAACGGTCAATACTCTCCTGGAAAACTTCGATGTGTCAGGGGAAAAGAACAACGTCCAGCCTTCTCCCGGAAAACCACAGGGTTTTGACAGAAACAAGGTCTCAAAAATATACTGA
- a CDS encoding chemotaxis protein CheW — MSYHSQIVNVDNTIQVIVFSLGEERYGVEISQVKEIILPTQITRIPNVPGFVEGVLNLRGQIATIINLRKRLGKESKKNDENTRIIVIEYNNATIGMMVDSVSEVKYLSSQNIEEIPKFLALRDDSKFLKGVGKLEDGLLTLMDLKELFSEEELKEMRG, encoded by the coding sequence ATGAGTTATCATAGTCAGATCGTAAATGTGGATAATACGATTCAGGTGATTGTTTTTAGTCTTGGAGAAGAGAGGTATGGAGTCGAAATTTCTCAGGTAAAAGAGATTATCCTGCCAACTCAAATCACCAGAATTCCTAATGTTCCCGGCTTTGTAGAGGGAGTGCTGAACCTCAGGGGCCAGATAGCAACAATCATCAATCTCAGAAAGAGATTGGGGAAAGAATCCAAGAAGAACGATGAAAATACCCGGATTATAGTTATTGAATACAATAATGCCACTATCGGGATGATGGTTGACAGTGTAAGTGAAGTCAAGTACCTGTCTTCTCAGAATATTGAAGAAATACCCAAATTCCTGGCTTTAAGAGACGATTCTAAGTTCTTAAAGGGAGTGGGAAAACTTGAGGATGGGCTTCTCACATTAATGGACCTTAAAGAGTTATTCAGCGAGGAAGAGCTGAAGGAGATGCGGGGATGA
- a CDS encoding CheF family chemotaxis protein gives MTDKVHLRAPVKIYDDGWVDVELVVTDSSFVIGKRNISLREIEDLEDVEIEGVNCIQIKKESKIVLQLPKNLHHQVFKYIAFNLKADKFAVFFLSSATVGGVVSSDAQWEKGYFSVTDEGFWFLSARNQKRIPIENLGSVKTDFRNVGGKQRKVLVLSHVEKSNVVTSLVLCPESTLEMLEGYLQRLFEKHKPAIKLSEDEMQILTLIYSGLDFASIENIAGMSTDELNSYYDRLVDSGLAKVVKIRKEIELTPHGVSMVDKISKR, from the coding sequence ATGACCGATAAAGTCCACCTCCGAGCTCCTGTTAAAATTTATGATGACGGATGGGTGGATGTAGAACTTGTAGTCACCGACAGCAGCTTCGTTATTGGAAAACGGAACATCTCCCTGCGGGAAATAGAAGACCTGGAAGATGTTGAAATCGAGGGCGTTAATTGTATCCAGATTAAAAAAGAAAGCAAAATTGTCCTTCAGCTTCCTAAAAACCTCCACCATCAGGTCTTCAAATACATTGCATTTAATCTCAAAGCAGATAAGTTTGCAGTGTTTTTCCTCTCGTCCGCAACTGTTGGGGGCGTTGTTTCATCGGATGCACAATGGGAAAAAGGGTATTTCAGTGTAACAGATGAAGGTTTCTGGTTTCTATCTGCCAGAAACCAGAAAAGAATCCCTATTGAGAATCTCGGATCTGTTAAGACTGACTTTAGAAATGTTGGCGGGAAACAGAGGAAGGTTCTTGTCCTCTCTCATGTTGAAAAAAGTAATGTAGTAACAAGCCTGGTACTTTGTCCCGAAAGCACGCTGGAAATGCTTGAAGGCTACCTTCAGCGGCTTTTCGAAAAGCATAAGCCGGCAATTAAACTGTCCGAAGATGAAATGCAGATTCTCACTCTGATATATTCCGGGCTGGATTTTGCATCAATTGAAAACATAGCTGGAATGTCAACGGATGAGTTAAACAGTTATTATGACCGCCTTGTAGATTCCGGGCTTGCTAAAGTTGTAAAAATCAGAAAAGAAATTGAACTGACTCCTCATGGGGTAAGTATGGTAGATAAAATTTCTAAAAGATAA
- a CDS encoding response regulator: MAKVLIVDDTAFMRKLLKNILFGAGFDIAGEAENGKQAVEMYRTIKPDVVTMDVVMPEMTGIDALKQIKTADKDAKIVMCTAIGQENIVKTAIKLGARGYIIKPFQAPKVIEEIKKVVGE, encoded by the coding sequence ATGGCAAAAGTATTGATTGTTGATGATACCGCTTTTATGAGAAAACTTCTGAAAAACATTCTTTTCGGTGCAGGGTTCGACATCGCAGGGGAGGCTGAAAACGGAAAGCAGGCTGTGGAAATGTACAGGACAATAAAGCCGGATGTTGTTACCATGGATGTTGTCATGCCGGAAATGACCGGAATTGACGCATTAAAACAGATTAAGACTGCTGACAAAGATGCTAAAATCGTGATGTGCACTGCCATCGGTCAGGAAAATATTGTAAAAACAGCCATAAAACTGGGGGCAAGAGGTTACATCATAAAACCTTTCCAGGCCCCCAAGGTCATTGAAGAGATTAAGAAAGTAGTCGGTGAATGA
- a CDS encoding protein-glutamate methylesterase/protein-glutamine glutaminase, with the protein MIRTLIVDDSAFMRMAIRSMLASSPDIKIAGDACNGKEAVDKSKSLHPDIIIMDVNMPVMDGLTAVKTIMSTDPVPIIMFSTLTVEGSKEALEALQLGAIDFVPKSESHHDVNKIEKELVDKIRNIHSSNPSILRLINMRKFKGEVVRGKWSCAGDFAVLIGSSTGGPSSLEQVIPRLPGDLPAPVFVVQHMPEGNFCKQLAERLNFLSELEIKEARNNEKVTAGVVYIAPGGYHMTVKKALGVTRIKLIKSQPVHAVMPAVDVIAESMLDVYGKNIVAAILTGMGFDGAAGFKKIRDAGGSTIACSEDTCVIFGMPKAAIAAGGIDTVKPIFEIPEEIVRMSEVKCNGK; encoded by the coding sequence ATGATTCGTACTCTTATTGTTGATGATTCTGCCTTCATGCGGATGGCAATAAGAAGCATGCTTGCCAGCAGCCCGGATATAAAGATAGCAGGAGATGCGTGTAATGGAAAGGAGGCTGTAGATAAATCAAAATCATTGCACCCTGACATAATCATAATGGACGTTAACATGCCAGTCATGGACGGGCTTACAGCCGTTAAAACCATTATGAGTACGGACCCTGTCCCGATAATCATGTTCAGTACTCTGACAGTAGAGGGCTCAAAAGAGGCTTTAGAAGCTTTGCAGCTTGGAGCAATAGATTTTGTCCCGAAATCTGAATCTCACCACGATGTGAATAAGATTGAGAAAGAGCTTGTTGACAAAATAAGAAATATTCACAGCTCGAACCCCAGCATATTAAGATTAATTAATATGAGGAAATTTAAAGGCGAGGTTGTCAGAGGGAAATGGAGCTGTGCTGGAGACTTTGCGGTCCTTATAGGTTCGTCTACCGGAGGTCCTTCATCTCTTGAACAGGTGATCCCAAGGCTTCCGGGTGACCTGCCTGCTCCGGTCTTTGTTGTCCAGCATATGCCAGAAGGCAATTTTTGCAAACAACTTGCAGAGAGGCTGAATTTCCTTTCAGAGCTGGAAATAAAGGAAGCCAGAAATAATGAAAAAGTAACTGCTGGTGTTGTTTACATAGCCCCCGGCGGCTATCACATGACTGTTAAAAAGGCTCTGGGTGTAACCAGAATAAAGCTCATAAAAAGCCAGCCTGTTCATGCGGTAATGCCTGCAGTTGATGTGATAGCTGAAAGCATGCTGGACGTTTACGGAAAGAACATAGTCGCTGCAATTCTTACGGGAATGGGGTTTGATGGGGCTGCCGGATTTAAAAAGATAAGGGATGCAGGCGGCTCCACAATTGCATGCAGTGAAGATACCTGCGTTATTTTCGGAATGCCAAAAGCTGCAATAGCAGCCGGCGGTATTGATACGGTAAAACCCATTTTTGAGATCCCTGAAGAAATAGTAAGGATGTCGGAGGTGAAATGCAATGGAAAGTGA